TGGACCGTGGCTCCGACGGCCAGTGGCGGTTGTCGCCCAAGGCCATGCGCAGGCTCGGTGAGACCGCGTTACGCGATGTGGCACAACAGCTTTCGAGCCGTCGAGGCGACCGTGAGCTGCGGCGCGCCGGGGCGGCTGGCGAGCTGACCGGCGCGACCCGGCCGTGGCAGTTCGGTGACACCGAGCCGTGGAACATTCCCCGCACGCTGACCAACGCGGTGCTGCGGCAGGCCGGGACCGCGACGCTGGACAGCGCGAACCCGGTGCTGAAGATCACCGTCGACGACGTCGAGGTGTCCGAGACCGAGACGCGCACCCAGGCCGCGGTGGCGCTGCTGGTCGACACCTCGTTTTCGATGGTGATGGAGAATCGCTGGTTGCCGATGAAGCAGACGGCGCTCGCGCTCAACCACCTGGTGACTACCCGGTTTCGCTCGGATGCCTTGCAGATCATCGCCTTTGGCCGATACGCCCGAACCGTGACGGCCGCCGAGCTCACCGGCCTGGAGGGGGTCTACGAGCAGGGCACCAACCTGCATCACGCGTTGGCGCTGGCGGGCCGTCATCTGCGGCGCCATCCCAATGCGCAACCCGTGGTGCTGGTGGTGACCGACGGCGAGCCGACCGCACACCTCGAGGATGTCGACGGCGACGGGTCGTCGGTGTTTTTTGACTACCCGCCACACCCGCGGACCATCGCGCACACCGTGCGCGGCTTCGACGACATGGCGCGGTTGGGCGCGCAGATCACCATCTTCCGGCTGGGCAGTGACCCCGGTCTGGCGCGATTCATCGACCAGGTCGCGCGACGGGTCGAGGGACGCGTCGTGGTGCCCGATCTCGACGGCCTGGGTGCCGCGGTGGTCGGCGATTATCTACGGGCTCGGCGCCGCCGCTAGCGCGGTTGTCGCGCGGGCGGTGTGCCAGCCCGCCGTGGCGGTCAGCGAGAATTCGCTCAACGCGCTCGAAATGTGCTCTCTGAGATCGTCGTTCGAGTTGTGGCGGCCCAGCTCATAGGCGAGGAACGAGACGAACACCTGTCCATGCACTCGCCCCGACAACAACGCCAGCGCGCCGTTCGTTTTGTACATCGTTGCGGCGGTGACGCCCGGGTACACCGACTTCATCGCGAAGTAGTCGGCGTCGGTGCCGTCCGGCCGGTTGGCCGCCGGGTTGATCGCGCCGAGGTTGGACGACACGACCGTGGTGGCGCCGCCGGTGACCACGCTGATCAGCCGCCGGAAGACGGGCTTTGGTATCAGGGGGATCAGCGGCAGCAACGCCCAGCGCTCGTCGGGCAGCTCCTGACTGCGGATCAGCGATTGCTTGATCGCGGCGCGGATCTCGCCCAGACCCGTCGCCGCGGTCGCCGGTCTGACCGTGACGTCGACGTTGATCACCGCGTTGGCCCGCGTATCGCCCACAGCGCGCTCGTTGAGCGGCATCCCGACGTTGACCGAGCCGTCCGCCGCGACCCGGCCCACGCGCTGGGCGAGATAGGTGGCCAAGCCGGCGAGGAGCGCGTTGCTGGTTCCGCCGAGCGCCTTTGCGCGGGCGTCCCACTCGTCGGCGTCGAAGAAGAGCATCGCCATGGGCAACGAGATGCTTTGGTCCCCTCCGCTGGGCGGAGCGGGACGCTTTTTGGATGACGGGGCCGGCGATCCGTCGCCGGCTTGCCGGGCCATCCGCACGGCGGCGACGACGGCACGGCCCATATCCGCTGTATCGCAAGCGGTTTGGCGTGCATCCTGGCGCAGCGCCTGCCACCGTCGCCGCGACGCCGCGGCCGGCCAGGTGATCGCGTCGTCGCGCCCGGATGCCGCGTTGGCCAACGCCTCGCAGAGCCCGACGCCGTCGGTGAGGCAGTGTGTGACAACGAAACTCACTACCGCACCACCGTCGGTCAGCGGCAGCATGGCCAGGTGCCAGCCGGGTCCGTGTTCGGCGTCGGGCCGGTAGCTCGCCTGCGTCTCGAGCCACGCGTCGATCTCGTCACGCGGCCGGGCGGTGGTGGCGATCTCGAGGCTGGGACGGTCGCCCGGCGACACCCAGCGGTGCCGGCCGAACGGCAAGGGCGACCGTTCGATCCGGCGCGACAGCCGACCCCGGCCTAGATGCTGGTGGAAGCGCCGCAGCCCGTCGACGTCGATGGCGTGGTCGTACACCCAGATACACTGCAACACACTGGTGGTCGCGGTGGCCCGCTCGCCGAGAAAGAGCGTCTGGTCGGCCAAGTCCAGCACATTGCTCATATTCTAAGCCGCCTCGCCGTCGTCTTCCGTCGGCGAAAGGGCATACAGGCCATCCGAATTAACTTCAGCCGCAACGATGCTCGACTGCTCAAGGGCCTTGCCCGCGATGCGGGCGAAAATCCGATTCAAGGTCGCGATGTACTGATGCACCGACTCCCTGGCTATCTCGTTGTCCGGGAACGACATCGTGACCGTAGTTCGCTCGGCGTGCCGGTTGATCCAGACGTTGATTCCGCCATGGGACAGGCTGTCGCCGTAGGTACCAAAGTTGGTCTCCGCCCACAACCCGGCCAGAGGAATCTTACGAAAGTCGAGGAAGGACAGCATCATCGGCAGCTGCGACGGCAGCTTGATGCCCAGTTCATCCGGTGTCGCGAGCTCCAAGACCCGCTCGACCGGCACATGAGCAAGATCTTTGGCAGCATCGAACGACTTCTGGGCGGCCCGGGCCGCCTCGGGGAACGAGCCGCCGGCGGTCGGCACGACGATCGGAACCATGCTTGCGAACCACCCCACCGTCATCGTGTCGATGCCCTGTGTCCGGGTGTCCCTTGCGGTGAACCCGCGATGAATCTCGTTGCCGGTCAAGATATATTCGGCCAACGCGGTACACGCCAGAACGCCGCCGAGGAACCGGGCGCCGGCCGCGATGCAGGCGACATCGAACGCCTCCGTTCCAGCGGCATCCAGCAATTCGACGGTCACCAAGTCGCCGGCGGTGCTGGCCCAGGTGTCGCCCAGCGGCAGCGGGAAACTCGGCCAGTTACCATCGGCGTCGCGTGCGAACGTGATCCAGTCCTTGATCTCCGGCGACTCCAGGGTCAGGTCCGCAACCTTCTCGCGCTGCCGCGTGGTGTAGTCGCGGTAGCTTCTGAGCTGGGGAGGCGTCGCGGGCTGGTGCGCCGCGCCCTGCGACATTTCAAGGTAGGTCAGGTGGATGTCGAAGAAGATGACCCCGGCGGACAGGCCGTCGATGTGCAGATGGTCGACGCTGGCATAGAAGGTGAAGTAGTCGGTGTGCTGGACAATGCCGAAGTTGAAGCAACCCCATTCGAGCGTTCCGCGGGTCGCCGTCAGGACATGGGTGCGCACCTGGTCGGGGGTCATATGTCCCCACGACACGGGCACCAAATCGATGGCTTCCGGGTCCTCGATGGGGCGGCGCACGATCACGCCGTCGTCGAATTCGAACCAGTTGTGGTAGGTGTCGTGCCGACGGACGTGGGAGTTGACCGCCGTCGTCATGACCGCAATGTCGCACGTACCCGCGATGTCCCACGCCACGACCATCAGCCGGGGTAGCTGTCTGTCCATGGCCTTGCCGTGGAACGCGGCCCAGAGGTGTTGGGCCTGCTGGTAACTCGGCCCAAGACCGCTTCGCGGGGCGGTGCGGGCCGCCTCATGCGCAGTCGGTACGGCGGTCCACATAGTCAGCGGACCATGCGGCGGTTGCCATTCGTTGATGTTCCCCAGTGCGACCATTTTTCAGCCTCGCTGTGCGTAATGCCGACATTTCGTGGACGGCACGGGAGGGGCGGAAATGCGGTTGGCACAGCGTTTTTCGCCCAGCCTTAATACACCCTTCGCGCTGGAATTCTTGCGACGCGCTTCCCCGATATGTCGGGGCCCAACCCTGTGGCGTCGCTTGCACCCCCTGAGCCGCTGTTCTGGACGCTAGTCGACGGGCGTCACGTTTTCGTGGTTTTGCGAAGATACGCAATCCCACGCATTTTCAGAACGGTGCCAGTAGCCTTAACGCCCCAGCCGGTCCAGCGGTGGGCATACGCGCACTCGCGGACGTAGCTGGGTGCGCTGTGGCCGACCGGTATGCGTGCGTTGATTTACCCGTGGGGTCGGCGGGCTTTGCGCTTAATGCCCACACCGCCCCATAGCGAGAAGCCGTGGATATTCACCTTCGGCGCGCCCGGCGTCCCTTGGCCGACGATATCGCGGTCGAAGCCGCCCATTACCCCGCGGCCGTGGATCTCGACATTGACCTCCGGCGGCAACAGGATGTTCTGCGCACCCATGATCGAGACCACGTGGATATCGACCTCGGTCGACGTGAAGTCGGCGTAGCGCAGATCAACCACCCCGCTGCCCCACAGCGTGAACGTGGTCAACTTCTTCGGGACGTTCCAGCGCCCGCGCCGCTCGAATCCACTCAGCAGGGCGAGCAGCAGGGTGGAGGGCGCCGGATTCTGCTTTCCGCCGCGGCGTGGGCTTATCGGTGCGCCCGGTAGATCCTCCCGGAGCTGATCCAATTCTTCGTAGGTCGTCGCCGCATATGCCCTGGTCAGACGCTCTTCGTAGTCCTTGAGCTGCAGGCGACCCTGCTCGGCCGCATAGGCGAGTAATTGCGCAATTTGTATGCGATCGGTATCGGCCGCACGCGAGAATTCCTCGCGCCCGTCCTTCGCATCGTGCTGCGCTGAATCGCTCATCATCCACGAGCGTACGACGTCCATCTATTGCTGCAAGAGGGTTGGCTAAATCGCAACCATCCTCCTGGGCATGCCTAATTGCGGTCGGCGTCGTCGGTGGCGGCTGGCGGGGCCCAACTGGGTGGACGTTTCTGCAGGAATGCGAGCATGCCTTCGCGGGCTTCGTCGGAGACGAACAGCCGGGCGGACTCCTCGGTGAGCCGCTGCGCGTCGCGGTCGAATCCTTCGAGCACCGCGGCCGTCGTGAGCGCCTTTGACGCGGCCAGGCCCTGGGGTGATCCGCGGCCGATATCGGCGACGAGTTCGGCCACCGCGGCCTCGACATCGTCGGCTGCGATAGTGACCAGTCCGATCTCCGCCGCCGCGGCGGCATCGAAAGTCTGGCCGGTGAGGTAGTAACGCGCGGCCGCCCGCGGGGACAGCTTCGGCAGCAGCGTCAGCGAGATGATCGACGGGGCCACACCGATGCGCGCCTCGGTCAGCGCGAAGGTACTGCGCGGTCCCGCCACGGCGATGTCGCAGGCACCGACCAAACCGAATCCACCCGCACGCACATGACCGTCGACCGCGGCGATGACCGGCAGCGGCGAGGAGACGATGGCGCGCAGTAATGCGGTCATCTCCTTGGCGCGCGCCGCGGCCATGTCGAACGGGTTGCCGGCACCCGCCTCGCCGAGGTCCGCGCCGGCGCAGAACGTGCCGCCGGTGTGCCCGAGCACCACCACCCGCACCGCCGGATCCGCTGCCGCGTCGCGCAGGCCCTGGTGCAATTGGCTGACCAGAGTGGTCGATAGCGCGTTGCGGTTGTGCGGTGAGTTCAGCGTCAGCCGAGCCAACGGTCCCGCGACGGCGTATTCGACGAGGGTGTCCATCAGTAGCTTCGGGGCAGGCCCAGGGAGGTCTGCGCGACGAAGTTCAACACCATCTCGCGGCTGACCGGCGCGATCCGCCCCAGCCGGGCCGAGGTGAGCATCGCGGCGACGCCGTACTCCTTGGTCAGACCGTTGCCGCCCATCGACTGCACGGCCTGATCCACCGAACGGGTAGCAGCCTCGGCCGCAGCGTATTTCGCCATGTTGGCGGCCTCGGCCGCACCGAAGTCGTCACCGGCGTCGTAGAGCGTCGCGGCCTTCTGCATCATCAGTTTGGCGAGCTGGACCTCAATGTGGCACTGCGCCAACGGGTGTGACAGACCCTGGTGCGCGCCGATCGGGGTTCCCCACACCTGGCGGGTCTTGACGTAGTCGGAAGCCTTCTCCAGCGCGAAGCGGCCCATGCCCACCGAGCTCGCCGCGCCCATGATCCGCTCGGGGTTCAGGCCCGCGAAAAGCTGTGCGATCGCGGCGTCTTCGGCCCCGACGAGTGCATCGGCGGGCAGCCTGACGTCGTCCAGGAAGACCTGAAATTGGCGCTCGGGGCTGATCAGCTCCATCTCGATCGGGGTGTAGCTGAAGCCGGGTGCGTCGGTAGGCACCACGAACAACGCCGGACGTAGCTTGCCGGTCTTGGCTTCCTCGGAGCGTGCCACCACCAGCACGGCCTGCGCCTGATCGACGCCGGAGATGTAGACCTTCTGGCCCTTGAGAATCCAGTCGCCGCCGTCGCGGCGCGCGGTGGTGGTGATCTTGTGCGAGTTCGACCCGGCGTCGGGCTCGGTGATCGCGAACGCCATCGTCAGCGTGCCGTCGGCAATGGACGGAATCCAGCGTTTCTTCTGCTCTTCCGTCCCGAACTTGCTGATGATGGTGCCGTTGATCGCCGGCGAGACCACCATCAGCAGCAGTGCGCTGCCCGCGGCGGCCATTTCCTCCATGACCAATGACAGCTCGTACATTCCGGCGCCGCCGCCACCGTACTCCTCTGGCAGGTTCACGCCGAGGAAGCCGAGTTTGCCTGCTTCGGACCACAATTCATCGGTGTGCTCGTGTGCGCGCGCCTTTTTCAGGTAGTACTCGCTGCCGTAGTTGGACGCCCAGGCGGCCACCGACTTGCGCAGCGCCTGGCGCTCCTCGCTTTCGATGAAGCTGGTATCCGTCATTTACGAATCTCCTTTTGCTTGGCCATTTTCTGGCAGGGTGTCGCCGGGCGCTTCAACTATTGCCAGGACGGCGCCGACTTCGACTTGCTGGCCGGTCGTGACGTTGAGCGAGCTGAGTACGCCGTCGGACGGCGCGGTAATGGTGTGCTCCATCTTCATCGCTTCCAGCCAGATCAGCGGCTGGCCGGTCGTGACGCTGTCACCCACCTGTGCACCGAGCCGGATGACGTTGCCGGGCATGGGTGCCACCAGCGATCCCTTGGCGACCGACGATCCCGGCTCGGGGAACCGGGGTACCGCGTTGAGATGAACCGGCCCGCGCGCCGAGTCGACGTAGACGTCGTGGCCGTAGCGCGCAACCACGAAGCGGCACGCCACGCCGCTGGCGTCGGCCAGCACCACCTCGTCGGGTGCCGACGAGACCAGGTGCACCGCCTCGTCTCCGGCAAGCACCAATCCGGGTCTGGTGAACCGGTATTCGATCCGGTGCTCGTTGTCCTCGTCGTCTGTGTACGTCTTGACCTGATAGCCCGAGGTGAGGTTGCGCCAGCCACTGGGCAGCGAGCCGAACACCGCGGCGCATGCGCGATTGTGCGCGGCGTCGGCCAGTGCCGCGGCGATTGCCGACAAACGCACCACGCCTTCGTCGCTCAGCGGTGCCGACAGCTGCGCCAAGCCGTGCCTGTCGAAAAATGCGGTGTCGGTCGCACCGTCGAGGAACGCCTGATGCCGCAAGACGTTCACCAACAGCTCGCGGTTGGTGCGCAGCCCGTGCAGTCGTGTCCGGGCCAACGTGTCGGCCAGCACCAGCGCTGCTTGCCGGCGGGTCGGCGCATACGAGATGACCTTCGCCAGCATCGGGTCGTAGTGGATCGACACCACCGATCCGTCGACGATGCCGGAGTCCAGCCGGATTCCGGTGCGCTGCCCCAGCGAGGCGAATTGCGCCCGGGTACCGGGCACGTCGAAGGTGTGCACCAGGCCGGCTTGCGGCTGCCAGCCGCGCGCGGGATCTTCGGCATACAGCCGCGCTTCGATCGAATGACCGTGGGCGGCAGGGGGTTCGACATCGAGGCGGTCGCCGTCGGCCACCGCGAGCTGCAGTTCGACGAGGTCGAGCCCGGTGGTCTCTTCGGTGACCGGGTGCTCGACCTGCAGCCTGGTGTTCATCTCCAGGAAGAAGAACTCACCGTCTTGAGAGTCTGGGTCGGCGAGGAACTCCACCGTCCCCGCCCCGGCGTAGCCGATGGCGCTGGCGGCCAGCCGGGCGGCGTCGAAAAGCTTGGCGCGCATGCCCGGAATGCGTTCCACCAACGGCGACGGGGCCTCTTCGATGATCTTCTGGTGACGTCGCTGAATCGAGCATTCCCGCTCTCCGAGCGCCCACACCGTGCCGTGATTATCGGCGAGGATCTGAACCTCCACATGACGGCCGGTCGGCAGGTAGCGCTCGCAGAATACGGTCGGATCGCCGAAGGCGGACTGCGCTTCGCGCTGGGCCGCGGCGACTTCGCCTGCCAGAGCGGACAACTCGCGGACCACCCGCATGCCGCGGCCGCCGCCTCCCGCAGAAGCCTTGACCAGCACCGGCAACTGCGCCTGCGTGACCGAATCGGGGTCGAGTTCGTCGAGCACGGGCACCCCGGCCGCCGACATCAGCTTCTTGGACTCGATCTTGGAGCCCATCGCCCGCACCGCGTCCACCGGCGGCCCGACCCAGATCAGGCCCGCGTCCGCGACAGCGGCCGCGAAGTCGGCGTTCTCCGAAAGGAACCCGTAGCCGGGATGTATGGCGTCCGCACCCGCGGCCCGGGCGGCGGCGATGATGGCCTCGGCATTCAAGTAGTCATTGGTCTTCGCCAGCCGCACCCGGGCGTCGGCCTCGGCGACGTGCGGCGCCTCGGCGTCCGGTTCGGTGTAGACCGCTACGGTGCCCAGGCCGAGTCGCCGGCAGGTGGCGAAGACCCGGCGGGCGATCTCGGCGCGGTTGGCAACGAGTACCCGAGTGATTCCCATGCGGCTCACATCCGGAAGACGCCGAAGTTCGACGTCCCCTTGATCGGGCCATTCGCGATGGCGGACAGACACATTCCCAGGACCGTGCGGGTATCGCGGGGATCGATGACCCCGTCGTCGTAGAGCATCCCGGACAAGACCATCGGCAGCGACTCGGCCTCGATCTGGCCCTCGACGGCGGCCCGCATCGCGGCGTCAGCGTCCTCGTCGACCTGCTGGCCGCGGGCTTCGGCGGCCGCGCGGGCCACGATCGACAGCACGCCGGCCAGCTGGACACCGCCCATCACCGCGGATTTGGCGCTGGGCCAGGCGAACAGGAAGCGGGGGTCATACGCCCGCCCGCACATGCCGTAGTGGCCCGCGCCGTAGGACGCGCCGATCAGCAGCGAGATGTGCGGGACGGTCGAGTTGGACACGGCGTTGATCATCATCGACCCGTGTTTGATCATGCCGCCCTCTTCGTAGTCCTTGCCGACCATGTATCCGGTGGTGTTGTGCAAGAACAACAGTGGTGTGTCATAGCGGTTGGCCAGCTGAATGAATTGGGTGGCCTTCTGCGATTCCTCGCTGAACAGCACACCGCGATGGTTGGCCAGAATCCCGATCGGGTAGCCGCACAGCGTCGCCCAGCCGGTCACCAGCGACGAGCCGTACATCGGCTTGAACTCGTCGAATTCGGAGCCGTCGACGATGCGCGCAATCACGTCGCGCGGGTCGAACGGGATGCGCAGATCCGCCGACACGATGCCGATCAGCTCCTCGGCGTCGAACAGCGGCTCGGTCACGGGCCGCGGCACCGGCCCGAGCTTGCGCCAGTTCAGCCGGGCCACCACACGGCGACCGATGCGGATCGCGTCGAGTTCGTCGACGGCGAAGTAGTCGGCCAGACCCGAAGTGCGGGCGTGCATTTCGGCGCCGCCGAGGGACTCGTCGTCGGACTCTTCGCCGGTGGCCATCTTCACCAGCGGAGGACCGGCCAGGAACACCTTCGAGCGTTCCTTGATCATCACGACGTGATCGGACATGCCGGGGATGTAGGCACCGCCGGCGGTGGAGTTCCCGAAGACGAGCGCGATGGTCGGAATGCCGGCCGCCGAGAGCCGGGTCAGATCGCGGAACATCTGCCCGCCGGGGACGAAGATCTCTTTTTGGGTGGGCAGGTCCGCGCCGCCGGACTCGACCAGCGAGATCACCGGCAGCCGGTTCTCCCGCGCAATCTGGTTGGCCCGCAGGATCTTCTTCAGCGTCCAGGGGTTGCTGGTGCCGCCCTTGACGGTCGGGTCGTTGGCGACGATCAGGCACTCCACGCCCTCGACGGCGCCGATGCCCACCACCGCGCTCGCCCCGAGGGTGAAGGAACTGCCGTAGGCGGCCAGCGGGCTCAGCTCCAGGAACGGCGAATCCGGGTCCAGCAGTAGTTCGATGCGTTCGCGGGCGGTGAACTTGCCGCGGGCGTGGTGGCGCTCGGTGTACTTTTCTCCGCCACCGGCCAACGCCTTGCCGTGCTCGACGTCGATCTCGGCGAGCTTGGCGATCATGGTTTCGGCCGCGTCGGCGTAGGTGGACGCCTTGGGGTCGAGGGTGGACTGCAGCACGGTCATGACCACCGCCGACGATGCAGAGCGGAGCGATGAGAAGAAGGCGGTGCAATCATGATTGGAATCCAAGCAGTTTGGCGGACAGTGCGGTCAGGATTTCGGTGGTACCGCCGCCAATGCCCAGGATTCGCATGTCCCGATATTGGCGTTCGACTTCGGATTCGGCCATGTAGCCCATCCCGCCGAACAGCTGAACGGCTTGGTTGGCCACCCATTCGCCGGCCTCGACGGCCGTGTTCTTGGCGAAGCACACCTGCGGGATCAGGTTCGTCTCGCCGGCGAGCTGGCGTTCCACCACATTGCGCGAATAGACGCGGGCGACGTCGATGCGCCGGGCCATCTCGGCCAGGGTGTTCTGCACCGACTGGCGCGAAATCAGTGGGCGACCGAAGGTCTCGCGGTCACGGCACCACTGCACGGTGATGTCCAGGCACCGCTGCGCACTCGAATACGCTTGTGCGGCAAGGCCGATCCGCTCGGAGACGAACGCCTGCGCGATCTGGGCGAAGCCGCTGTTCTCGGCGCCGACCAGGTTGGCGACGGGCACCCGGGCGTCGACGTAGGACAGCTCGGCGGTGTCAGACGACCGCCAGCCCATCTTGTCCAGCTTGCGGCTCACCTCGAAGCCCGGTGTGCCCTTCTCGACAACCAGCAGCGAAACCCCCGCTGCGCCAGGTCCTCCGGTGCGCACCGCCGTGACGACATAGTCGGCGCGCACCCCGGAGGTGATGTAGGTCTTGGCGCCGTTGACCACGTAGTGGTCGCCGTCACGGACCGCGCTGGTGCGCAAATGCCCGACGTCCGAACCGCCGCCGGGTTCGGTGATGGCCAGCGATCCGATCTTCTCGCCGGCCAACGTCGGCCGGACGAACTCCTCGATCAGCCGCTGATCACCCGAGGCGATCATGTGCGGCACCGCGATGCCACAGGTGAACAGCGAGGCGAAGACGCCGCCCGGGCCGCCGGCCTGGTGGAACTCCTCGCAGATCAGCACCGCGTCGGCGCCGTCGCCGCCACCGCCGCCGACCGCTTCGGGCAGTCCCGCGCCCAGCAGTCCGGCCGCCCCGGCGCGCCGGTGCAAGTCGCGCGGCAGATCGCCGGTGCGTTCCCACTCGTCGACGTGCGGCAGGATCTCGCGTTCGGTGAACGCGCGCACCGTCTTTCGCAGCTGTTCGCGCTCCGGGGTGGTCCAAATGCTCATAGCAGGCTTTCCGGGATGTCGACGTGACGGCTGCGCAGCCATTCGCCCAGCCCCTTGGCCTGGGGATCGAACCGCGCTTGGTAGGCGACGCCCTGACCGAGGATGCCCTCGATCACGAAGTTCACCGCGCGCAGGTTGGGCAGTACATGACGGGTGACGTCGCAGTCCGCCGCCTCGGGCAGCAGCTCCTTGAGCAGGTCGACCGTCAATGTGTTTGCCAGCCAACGCCATTGGTCGCCGGTGCGCACCCAGACTCCGACGTTGGCCGAGCCGCCCTTGTCGCCGCTGCGGGCACCGGCGATGCGACCCAACGGCGCGCGTCGGGTCGGACCGTCGGGCAGAGGTTGCGGCAACGCCGGCGCAGCGGCGGCCGCCAACTCCAAAGTATCGGTGGCACAGGGGATATCGACGCGCGTACCGTCGGTGTGCACCGCGATGTGCGGTACGAGGGTGGCGTCGACATAACCCGCGTTGAAGACGCCGTAGACCTGGCCCTCGCCCGGCGGGGCGGTGACGTGGAAGCCCGGGTAGCTGGCGAGCGCTAATTCGACCGCCGCCGAGGAGAATTGGCGTCCGACATTGGCGGGGTCGGGGTCGCGGACCACGCAGTGCAGCAGCGCACTGGCGGCTTCCTCGGTGTCGGCATCGGGGTGATCGGTGCGCGCCAGCGTCCACTCCAGCTCGGCGGGCTTGACGGTGAGCCCGGCCTCGAGTTGGCGGCGCACCAGCTCGGCCTTGGCCTCGATGTCCAGCCCGGTCAACACGAAGGTCATCGCGTTGCGGAATCCGCCGATGCTGTTCAGCGACACCTTGTACGTGGGCGGCGGCGGCTCACCGACCACACCGGTGATGCTGACCCGGTCCGGACCATCGTCAGCGAGCTCGACGGAGTCCATCCGCGCCGTGACGTCCGGGTTGGCGTAGCGGGCGCCGGTGATCTCGTAGAGCAGCTGCGCGGTGACGGTGTCGACGCTGACCACCC
The Mycobacterium sp. 050128 genome window above contains:
- a CDS encoding acetyl/propionyl/methylcrotonyl-CoA carboxylase subunit alpha, with the translated sequence MGITRVLVANRAEIARRVFATCRRLGLGTVAVYTEPDAEAPHVAEADARVRLAKTNDYLNAEAIIAAARAAGADAIHPGYGFLSENADFAAAVADAGLIWVGPPVDAVRAMGSKIESKKLMSAAGVPVLDELDPDSVTQAQLPVLVKASAGGGGRGMRVVRELSALAGEVAAAQREAQSAFGDPTVFCERYLPTGRHVEVQILADNHGTVWALGERECSIQRRHQKIIEEAPSPLVERIPGMRAKLFDAARLAASAIGYAGAGTVEFLADPDSQDGEFFFLEMNTRLQVEHPVTEETTGLDLVELQLAVADGDRLDVEPPAAHGHSIEARLYAEDPARGWQPQAGLVHTFDVPGTRAQFASLGQRTGIRLDSGIVDGSVVSIHYDPMLAKVISYAPTRRQAALVLADTLARTRLHGLRTNRELLVNVLRHQAFLDGATDTAFFDRHGLAQLSAPLSDEGVVRLSAIAAALADAAHNRACAAVFGSLPSGWRNLTSGYQVKTYTDDEDNEHRIEYRFTRPGLVLAGDEAVHLVSSAPDEVVLADASGVACRFVVARYGHDVYVDSARGPVHLNAVPRFPEPGSSVAKGSLVAPMPGNVIRLGAQVGDSVTTGQPLIWLEAMKMEHTITAPSDGVLSSLNVTTGQQVEVGAVLAIVEAPGDTLPENGQAKGDS
- a CDS encoding acyl-CoA dehydrogenase family protein, translating into MTDTSFIESEERQALRKSVAAWASNYGSEYYLKKARAHEHTDELWSEAGKLGFLGVNLPEEYGGGGAGMYELSLVMEEMAAAGSALLLMVVSPAINGTIISKFGTEEQKKRWIPSIADGTLTMAFAITEPDAGSNSHKITTTARRDGGDWILKGQKVYISGVDQAQAVLVVARSEEAKTGKLRPALFVVPTDAPGFSYTPIEMELISPERQFQVFLDDVRLPADALVGAEDAAIAQLFAGLNPERIMGAASSVGMGRFALEKASDYVKTRQVWGTPIGAHQGLSHPLAQCHIEVQLAKLMMQKAATLYDAGDDFGAAEAANMAKYAAAEAATRSVDQAVQSMGGNGLTKEYGVAAMLTSARLGRIAPVSREMVLNFVAQTSLGLPRSY
- a CDS encoding acyl-CoA carboxylase subunit beta; this encodes MLQSTLDPKASTYADAAETMIAKLAEIDVEHGKALAGGGEKYTERHHARGKFTARERIELLLDPDSPFLELSPLAAYGSSFTLGASAVVGIGAVEGVECLIVANDPTVKGGTSNPWTLKKILRANQIARENRLPVISLVESGGADLPTQKEIFVPGGQMFRDLTRLSAAGIPTIALVFGNSTAGGAYIPGMSDHVVMIKERSKVFLAGPPLVKMATGEESDDESLGGAEMHARTSGLADYFAVDELDAIRIGRRVVARLNWRKLGPVPRPVTEPLFDAEELIGIVSADLRIPFDPRDVIARIVDGSEFDEFKPMYGSSLVTGWATLCGYPIGILANHRGVLFSEESQKATQFIQLANRYDTPLLFLHNTTGYMVGKDYEEGGMIKHGSMMINAVSNSTVPHISLLIGASYGAGHYGMCGRAYDPRFLFAWPSAKSAVMGGVQLAGVLSIVARAAAEARGQQVDEDADAAMRAAVEGQIEAESLPMVLSGMLYDDGVIDPRDTRTVLGMCLSAIANGPIKGTSNFGVFRM
- a CDS encoding acyl-CoA dehydrogenase family protein, which translates into the protein MSIWTTPEREQLRKTVRAFTEREILPHVDEWERTGDLPRDLHRRAGAAGLLGAGLPEAVGGGGGDGADAVLICEEFHQAGGPGGVFASLFTCGIAVPHMIASGDQRLIEEFVRPTLAGEKIGSLAITEPGGGSDVGHLRTSAVRDGDHYVVNGAKTYITSGVRADYVVTAVRTGGPGAAGVSLLVVEKGTPGFEVSRKLDKMGWRSSDTAELSYVDARVPVANLVGAENSGFAQIAQAFVSERIGLAAQAYSSAQRCLDITVQWCRDRETFGRPLISRQSVQNTLAEMARRIDVARVYSRNVVERQLAGETNLIPQVCFAKNTAVEAGEWVANQAVQLFGGMGYMAESEVERQYRDMRILGIGGGTTEILTALSAKLLGFQS
- a CDS encoding DUF1707 SHOCT-like domain-containing protein, which produces MSDSAQHDAKDGREEFSRAADTDRIQIAQLLAYAAEQGRLQLKDYEERLTRAYAATTYEELDQLREDLPGAPISPRRGGKQNPAPSTLLLALLSGFERRGRWNVPKKLTTFTLWGSGVVDLRYADFTSTEVDIHVVSIMGAQNILLPPEVNVEIHGRGVMGGFDRDIVGQGTPGAPKVNIHGFSLWGGVGIKRKARRPHG
- a CDS encoding condensation domain-containing protein — its product is MVALGNINEWQPPHGPLTMWTAVPTAHEAARTAPRSGLGPSYQQAQHLWAAFHGKAMDRQLPRLMVVAWDIAGTCDIAVMTTAVNSHVRRHDTYHNWFEFDDGVIVRRPIEDPEAIDLVPVSWGHMTPDQVRTHVLTATRGTLEWGCFNFGIVQHTDYFTFYASVDHLHIDGLSAGVIFFDIHLTYLEMSQGAAHQPATPPQLRSYRDYTTRQREKVADLTLESPEIKDWITFARDADGNWPSFPLPLGDTWASTAGDLVTVELLDAAGTEAFDVACIAAGARFLGGVLACTALAEYILTGNEIHRGFTARDTRTQGIDTMTVGWFASMVPIVVPTAGGSFPEAARAAQKSFDAAKDLAHVPVERVLELATPDELGIKLPSQLPMMLSFLDFRKIPLAGLWAETNFGTYGDSLSHGGINVWINRHAERTTVTMSFPDNEIARESVHQYIATLNRIFARIAGKALEQSSIVAAEVNSDGLYALSPTEDDGEAA
- a CDS encoding enoyl-CoA hydratase family protein, producing MDTLVEYAVAGPLARLTLNSPHNRNALSTTLVSQLHQGLRDAAADPAVRVVVLGHTGGTFCAGADLGEAGAGNPFDMAAARAKEMTALLRAIVSSPLPVIAAVDGHVRAGGFGLVGACDIAVAGPRSTFALTEARIGVAPSIISLTLLPKLSPRAAARYYLTGQTFDAAAAAEIGLVTIAADDVEAAVAELVADIGRGSPQGLAASKALTTAAVLEGFDRDAQRLTEESARLFVSDEAREGMLAFLQKRPPSWAPPAATDDADRN